The Lycium ferocissimum isolate CSIRO_LF1 unplaced genomic scaffold, AGI_CSIRO_Lferr_CH_V1 ctg5130, whole genome shotgun sequence genome includes a window with the following:
- the LOC132044726 gene encoding uncharacterized protein LOC132044726 isoform X2, which yields MMSDDYYYTSKKSDDICPDVCGQDSPTTLSMSRLRCMLRGLDLKTIIFLLVVVPMFVVGAYLHGQKITYFFRPLWQSPPKPFIEITHYYHENVQMENICKLHGWGIREYPRRVFDAVLFSNEVDMLKIRWKELYRYITQFVLLESNSTFTGLPKLHNFATNRDQFKFIEPRLTYGNIPGRARKGENPFVEEAYQRVALDQLLKLAGIEDDDLLIMSDVDEIPSAHTINLLRWCDDIPHVLHLHLRNYLYSFEFQIKHRSWRASVHRYESGKTRYAHYRQGDYLLADAGWHCSFCFRHISDFIFKMKAYSHNDRVRFSHYLNPTRIQDVICKGDDLYDMLPEEYTFKDIIGSMGPIPHSYSAVNLPSYLFENPDKYRYLLPGNCKREKG from the coding sequence GATTCACCCACAACATTAAGCATGTCAAGACTACGGTGTATGCTTCGAGGATTGGATTTGAAGACTATCATCTTTTTGCTTGTGGTTGTGCCAATGTTCGTAGTTGGCGCGTACTTGCATGGGCAgaaaattacctattttttccGCCCCCTCTGGCAATCTCCTCCGAAGCCCTTTATTGAAATTACTCACTATTACCATGAGAATGTACAGATGGAAAATATTTGCAAGCTCCATGGGTGGGGAATTCGTGAATATCCTAGGCGTGTCTTTGATGCAGTTCTGTTCAGTAATGAAGTAGATATGCTTAAAATCAGATGGAAGGAATTGTATCGTTACATCACACAGTTTGTTCTTCTTGAGTCAAACTCAACGTTTACTGGGTTGCCTAAACTCCATAATTTTGCAACTAATCGGGACCAATTTAAGTTTATTGAGCCTCGCTTGACATATGGAAACATTCCGGGAAGAGCCAGAAAAGGTGAAAATCCATTTGTTGAAGAGGCTTATCAGAGAGTAGCATTGGACCAACTACTGAAACTCGCTGGCATTGAGGATGATGATTTGCTTATAATGTCTGATGTTGATGAGATTCCGAGCGCTCATACTATCAATCTTTTGAGGTGGTGCGATGACATTCCTCATGTCCTTCACCTTCATTTGAGGAATTACTTGTACTCGTTTGAATTTCAGATTAAGCACAGAAGCTGGAGAGCTTCAGTCCACAGGTATGAGAGTGGCAAGACTAGATATGCACACTACCGTCAGGGTGATTACCTTTTGGCAGATGCAGGTTGGCATTGTAGCTTTTGTTTCCGCCACATTAGTGACTTTATATTCAAGATGAAAGCTTACAGCCACAATGATAGAGTGAGGTTTTCACATTATCTGAATCCTACAAGGATTCAGGATGTCATTTGTAAAGGAGATGATTTATATGACATGCTTCCTGAGGAGTACACGTTCAAGGATATTATCGGCAGCATGGGACCTATCCCCCATTCATACTCGGCAGTTAATCTTCCTTCTTATCTGTTTGAAAATCCAGACAAGTACAGATATCTTTTGCCTGGGAACTGCAAAAGAGAAAAGGGCTAA
- the LOC132044726 gene encoding uncharacterized protein LOC132044726 isoform X1 encodes MMSDDYYYTSKKSDDICPDVCGQQDSPTTLSMSRLRCMLRGLDLKTIIFLLVVVPMFVVGAYLHGQKITYFFRPLWQSPPKPFIEITHYYHENVQMENICKLHGWGIREYPRRVFDAVLFSNEVDMLKIRWKELYRYITQFVLLESNSTFTGLPKLHNFATNRDQFKFIEPRLTYGNIPGRARKGENPFVEEAYQRVALDQLLKLAGIEDDDLLIMSDVDEIPSAHTINLLRWCDDIPHVLHLHLRNYLYSFEFQIKHRSWRASVHRYESGKTRYAHYRQGDYLLADAGWHCSFCFRHISDFIFKMKAYSHNDRVRFSHYLNPTRIQDVICKGDDLYDMLPEEYTFKDIIGSMGPIPHSYSAVNLPSYLFENPDKYRYLLPGNCKREKG; translated from the coding sequence CAGGATTCACCCACAACATTAAGCATGTCAAGACTACGGTGTATGCTTCGAGGATTGGATTTGAAGACTATCATCTTTTTGCTTGTGGTTGTGCCAATGTTCGTAGTTGGCGCGTACTTGCATGGGCAgaaaattacctattttttccGCCCCCTCTGGCAATCTCCTCCGAAGCCCTTTATTGAAATTACTCACTATTACCATGAGAATGTACAGATGGAAAATATTTGCAAGCTCCATGGGTGGGGAATTCGTGAATATCCTAGGCGTGTCTTTGATGCAGTTCTGTTCAGTAATGAAGTAGATATGCTTAAAATCAGATGGAAGGAATTGTATCGTTACATCACACAGTTTGTTCTTCTTGAGTCAAACTCAACGTTTACTGGGTTGCCTAAACTCCATAATTTTGCAACTAATCGGGACCAATTTAAGTTTATTGAGCCTCGCTTGACATATGGAAACATTCCGGGAAGAGCCAGAAAAGGTGAAAATCCATTTGTTGAAGAGGCTTATCAGAGAGTAGCATTGGACCAACTACTGAAACTCGCTGGCATTGAGGATGATGATTTGCTTATAATGTCTGATGTTGATGAGATTCCGAGCGCTCATACTATCAATCTTTTGAGGTGGTGCGATGACATTCCTCATGTCCTTCACCTTCATTTGAGGAATTACTTGTACTCGTTTGAATTTCAGATTAAGCACAGAAGCTGGAGAGCTTCAGTCCACAGGTATGAGAGTGGCAAGACTAGATATGCACACTACCGTCAGGGTGATTACCTTTTGGCAGATGCAGGTTGGCATTGTAGCTTTTGTTTCCGCCACATTAGTGACTTTATATTCAAGATGAAAGCTTACAGCCACAATGATAGAGTGAGGTTTTCACATTATCTGAATCCTACAAGGATTCAGGATGTCATTTGTAAAGGAGATGATTTATATGACATGCTTCCTGAGGAGTACACGTTCAAGGATATTATCGGCAGCATGGGACCTATCCCCCATTCATACTCGGCAGTTAATCTTCCTTCTTATCTGTTTGAAAATCCAGACAAGTACAGATATCTTTTGCCTGGGAACTGCAAAAGAGAAAAGGGCTAA
- the LOC132044727 gene encoding CRM-domain containing factor CFM9, mitochondrial, with translation MLVSRYIQRRSLTTLASLLSYTPLQNVILRRYDSVNMISSGGNMISSPVKYVKVPIFTSTNVWNCNVGVRWMSGKSMRSRVAMRMQNESSKTLREIRRSKKLKLKLMTDEERLIYNLRRAKKKVALLLQKLKKYELPDLPFPRHDPELLTPEQLQAYKKIGFRNKNYVPVGVRGVFGGVVQNMHLHWKFHETVQVCCDNFPKEKIKEMASMLARLSGGIVVNIHNVKTIIMFRGRNYRQPKNLIPMNTLTKRKALFKARFEQALESQKLNIKKIEQELRRKGINPDDPTARASIQRVASTFFNAIDKKEGSPYVFQDDNGTHSGSVDEKHSVAEDSDQEELDNFIAQIEKAADDEWAAEEEAEKEEAGKLRYWNKEDIGSRFRSSGMIGSDESDNETGGRTSGGSKTYGRNIADDDDEHDDVSEDDGELDDDDDRRCGRRDTDTYKAPVRHPKYKTEKWQKGKSNRPKNEGGPSRNFDPYLKGTMATDGSAPDMLSDLEEAMWTSDDEGGQNSTQPSEYRSSSDEGEDYDKIAKWESDAEDAPGSRASSGVGNSFRTRGQGQMKKNEDTRESRRKVKSSKDFDETWDSD, from the exons ATGTTGGTTTCCAGATATATTCAGCGGCGCTCTCTCACAACCCTCGCCTCTCTCCTCTCCTACACTCCCTTACA GAATGTGATTCTGAGGAGATATGATTCGGTGAACATGATCTCAAGTGGTGGGAATATGATCAGTTCTCCGGTCAAATAtgtaaaagttcctatttttACTTCAACAAATGTGTGGAATTGCAATGTTGGAGTGAGGTGGATGTCAGGGAAGAGCATGAGGAGCAGAGTGGCAATGAGAATGCAAAATGAGTCCAGCAAAACCCTTAGAGAGATTCGAAGGTCAAAGAAGTTAAAGTTGAAGCTCATGACtgatgaagaacgattaatttATAATCTAAGAAGA GCAAAGAAAAAAGTGGCGTTGCTACTTCAGAAGCTGAAAAAATATGAGCTCCCAGATTTACCATTTCCGCGGCATGATCCTGAGCTTTTGACTCCTGAGCAACTGCAAGCGTATAAGAAGATTGGTTTCAGGAATAAAAATTATGTACCTGTTGGTGTTCGTGGAGTCTTTGGAGGAGTTGTCCAAAATATGCATCTCCACTGGAAGTTTCATGAGACTGTGCAAGTTTGTTGTGATAACTTCCCtaaggaaaaaattaaggaGATGGCTTCAATGCTGGCTCGACTAAGTGGTGGAATTGTGGTTAACATACATAATGTGAAAACAATTATTATGTTTCGTGGCAGAAACTACCGCCAGCCAAAGAATTTGATACCTATGAACACACTTACAAAAAGGAAG GCATTATTTAAAGCCCGATTCGAACAAGCACTAGAATCAcagaaattaaacataaagaaaATAGAGCAAGAGCTCCGGAGGAAGGGAATAAATCCTGATGATCCAACTGCCAGAGCCAGCATCCAGCGAGTAGCATCCACATTCTTCAATGCTATTGATAAGAAAGAAGGAAGCCCATATGTCTTTCAGGATGATAATGGTACTCACAGCGGTAGTGTAGACGAAAAACATTCAGTAGCTGAAGACAGTGACCAGGAGGAGCTTGACAATTTCATAGCTCAGATAGAAAAGGCAGCTGATGACGAATGGGCAGCTGAAGAAGAAGCAGAGAAAGAAGAAGCGGGGAAGCTTAGATATTGGAACAAAGAAGATATAGGTAGTCGATTCAGAAGCTCTGGAATGATTGGAAGTGATGAATCAGATAATGAAACTGGAGGAAGGACAAGTGGCGGGAGTAAGACATATGGAAGGAACATagctgatgatgatgatgaacaCGATGATGTATCTGAAGATGATGGTGAgttagatgatgatgatgatcgaCGGTGTGGTAGGAGAGATACCGACACGTACAAGGCTCCAGTCAGGCATCCCAAGTATAAAACAGAGAAATGGCAGAAAGGTAAGAGCAATAGACCTAAAAATGAGGGAGGACCAAGCAGAAATTTTGACCCTTATTTGAAGGGAACGATGGCTACAGATGGTTCTGCTCCAGATATGCTAAGTGACCTTGAGGAAGCCATGTGGACTTCAGATGATGAGGGTGGGCAGAACTCAACTCAACCAAGTGAGTATAGAAGTAGTAGTGATGAGGGGGAGGATTATGATAAGATAGCAAAGTGGGAATCAGATGCAGAGGATGCACCCGGTTCGAGGGCATCAAGTGGAGTTGGTAATAGCTTTAGGACTCGTGGTCAAGGACAAATGAAGAAAAACGAGGACACCCGCGAGAGCAGGAGGAAGGTGAAAAGCTCAAAGGACTTTGATGAAACTTGGGACAGCGACTGA